A stretch of Geobacter sp. DNA encodes these proteins:
- a CDS encoding bifunctional riboflavin kinase/FAD synthetase gives MEIFRSLDDIPVGLGKTVVTIGNFDGIHLGHRAIFRRVRRAAAAIHGVSVVITFVPHPLKVIPNPKKQICLINTYAEKENLISASGIDYLLAIPFTKEFAGLSAREFVTDVLVKRLGVSRLIIGYDYSFGRDREGTVAMLAEMGRELGFAVEVLEPIGHDGEPYSSTQVRKMIKAGEVAGVVPLLGRQYSLSGIVVSGHHRGSGLGFPTANIRTEKELIPKSGVYAVKVKLDNTLYDGACNIGANPTFGNEEISIEVFLFDFTGDLYGRELRFYFIARIRDERRFPDPEALRLAIAGDVARCREILSSTELIEYHEYLQEEADGIVQG, from the coding sequence ATGGAGATTTTCCGTTCACTTGACGATATCCCGGTCGGTCTTGGGAAAACCGTTGTCACCATCGGCAATTTCGACGGTATCCATTTGGGGCACCGCGCGATCTTCCGCCGGGTGCGGCGTGCTGCTGCGGCAATTCATGGTGTTTCGGTGGTCATTACCTTTGTGCCTCATCCCCTGAAGGTGATCCCGAATCCCAAGAAACAGATCTGCCTTATCAATACCTACGCTGAAAAAGAAAACCTCATCTCCGCATCGGGGATTGACTATCTGCTGGCGATACCTTTTACGAAAGAGTTTGCGGGACTTTCTGCACGTGAATTCGTTACCGACGTACTGGTGAAGCGCCTGGGGGTATCCCGCCTCATAATTGGCTACGATTATTCATTCGGCCGCGACCGGGAGGGGACGGTGGCGATGCTGGCTGAAATGGGCCGCGAGCTTGGATTCGCTGTGGAAGTCCTGGAGCCGATTGGGCATGACGGTGAACCCTATAGCAGCACGCAGGTGAGGAAGATGATCAAGGCAGGGGAGGTGGCCGGGGTAGTGCCGCTCCTCGGCCGCCAGTACTCGTTGAGCGGTATTGTGGTCTCCGGGCACCATCGCGGCAGCGGTCTCGGTTTTCCTACGGCAAACATCCGCACCGAGAAAGAGTTGATCCCCAAAAGTGGCGTCTATGCCGTCAAGGTGAAACTGGATAACACCCTGTACGATGGCGCCTGCAACATCGGGGCTAATCCGACCTTTGGCAATGAGGAAATTTCCATTGAGGTCTTTCTCTTTGATTTCACCGGGGATCTCTATGGCAGGGAATTGCGATTCTATTTCATTGCGAGAATTCGTGATGAACGGCGTTTTCCCGATCCAGAGGCGTTGCGGCTGGCGATAGCCGGCGATGTTGCCCGCTGTCGCGAGATACTTTCATCAACCGAACTGATCGAGTATCATGAGTATCTGCAGGAGGAGGCTGATGGCATCGTTCAAGGTTGA